The following are from one region of the bacterium genome:
- a CDS encoding MBL fold metallo-hydrolase, with protein sequence MKLSHRIEWDNGVHINGLNLVLDATKSVPCAFVSHAHTDHFANHGSILASAPTAKLCAARLKSKSRLPKFKEMRYNHPILFHDTHVELLPAGHILGSSQIRITSGNQTLLYTGDFRLYPSLTAEPIIIKSADILVMDATYGDPMYIFPPRERELIRLTNYLDTCLSHHVTPVLLAYTLGKAQEILKYLGDIGYHLTVHPKIAELADVYTQFGITFAPYKKLNEKTVALPNRVLLVPPNGQKNELVGSIRKKSVAILTGWAVDDSAKYRYHADEQFIISDHADFQELIDFVQLVNPRLVYICNGEKNFVKYLRKLGFNAQLLERTRQLNLFE encoded by the coding sequence ATGAAATTAAGTCATCGGATTGAGTGGGATAACGGGGTTCATATTAATGGATTAAATTTAGTGCTGGATGCAACGAAATCGGTTCCGTGTGCATTCGTTTCCCATGCGCATACTGACCATTTCGCTAACCATGGATCGATTCTCGCTTCTGCACCAACCGCGAAACTTTGCGCCGCCCGACTGAAGTCGAAATCACGCCTACCGAAATTTAAGGAAATGAGATATAACCATCCTATCTTGTTTCATGATACCCACGTAGAACTACTTCCTGCAGGACATATTCTCGGTTCATCGCAGATTCGAATTACTTCAGGAAATCAAACGCTACTCTACACTGGCGATTTCAGATTATATCCGAGTTTAACCGCTGAACCGATTATCATCAAATCGGCGGATATTCTGGTTATGGATGCAACCTATGGTGACCCGATGTACATTTTCCCTCCCCGAGAAAGAGAATTGATCCGATTAACGAATTACCTTGATACCTGCTTATCGCATCACGTTACCCCGGTTCTATTAGCGTATACGCTCGGGAAAGCGCAGGAGATACTTAAATACCTTGGCGATATCGGCTATCATTTAACTGTCCACCCTAAAATTGCAGAGTTAGCTGATGTATATACCCAATTCGGAATCACGTTTGCACCCTATAAGAAATTGAATGAAAAAACAGTCGCTCTACCCAACCGAGTTCTACTTGTTCCACCGAATGGGCAGAAGAATGAACTCGTTGGTTCTATTCGGAAGAAAAGTGTTGCAATTCTTACCGGCTGGGCAGTAGATGATTCTGCAAAATATCGCTATCACGCCGATGAACAATTCATTATTAGTGACCATGCAGATTTTCAAGAACTGATTGATTTCGTTCAGTTGGTTAATCCGCGATTGGTTTATATCTGTAATGGAGAAAAGAATTTCGTTAAATATCTCAGAAAATTAGGATTCAATGCTCAACTGCTGGAACGAACTAGACAACTGAATCTATTTGAATAA
- a CDS encoding nitroreductase family protein — MNVYEAIINRRSIRRYQQKPIDETILEKLVNAARLAPSAANLQPCEYIIVHDKAIVDQIFPCLKWAGYIAPAGNPPEGERPVAYIVVLLNRNWRKEGGEVDAAAAIENILLTALEEGIASCWIVSVDKPKVRQILNVPDYCDIDSVIALGYPNEKSVVEEMTDSVKYWKDDSGIFHVPKRNLNTILHKNKY; from the coding sequence ATGAATGTTTACGAAGCTATAATCAATCGCCGGTCTATCCGCCGGTATCAGCAGAAACCGATTGATGAAACGATTCTCGAAAAACTGGTTAACGCTGCGCGATTAGCGCCCTCCGCAGCGAATTTGCAACCCTGCGAATATATTATTGTTCATGATAAAGCTATTGTTGACCAAATTTTCCCTTGTTTAAAATGGGCGGGATATATTGCGCCGGCTGGCAATCCGCCGGAAGGAGAACGACCAGTAGCATACATCGTGGTTCTCTTAAATCGGAACTGGCGAAAAGAAGGCGGTGAAGTTGATGCAGCCGCTGCAATCGAGAATATCCTGTTAACTGCGCTTGAAGAAGGCATTGCTTCCTGCTGGATTGTTTCCGTTGATAAACCGAAAGTCCGGCAAATTCTCAATGTTCCTGATTACTGCGATATAGATTCAGTTATTGCGCTCGGCTATCCGAATGAGAAATCGGTTGTTGAAGAAATGACTGATTCGGTTAAATATTGGAAAGATGATTCTGGGATATTCCACGTCCCCAAGCGGAACCTGAACACTATCCTGCACAAGAACAAATATTGA